A single window of Acidobacteriota bacterium DNA harbors:
- a CDS encoding carboxypeptidase M32 encodes MTPQKAYDELEKRLKEIALIQSSIGLLGWEERTYMPPRGADLRSRQLSYLAGLGHEKFTDPRIGELLATVEGSELTKDPDSVQAANVREIRHLYDKNTKLPKDLVEELTRTTSLAETEWATARKNSDFKAFLPWLGKVVDLTRKKAEAYGYEGEPYNSLLDDYEPGATVDDIIEVFKNLKDELVDLVGRIAEASKKPDVSVVEREYDVERQKLFNEMVACAIGFDFAAGRLDISTHPFTNGLGPGDTRITTRFNPRRLNDALFGTMHEVGHALYEMGLQKDKYFGMPVGDSASLGIHESQSRMWENQVGRSKEFWVYFLPQLKRIFRQSLNGVELDDFYAAVNHVTPSYIRVEADEATYNLHILLRFELERAMVLGDLKPGDVPGEWNSRFKKYFGLDVDTDAHGCLQDVHWSAGLIGYFPTYTLGNLYAAQFFARAKQDIPDLPQQFERGNFSSLLGWLRENIHYQGQRYRANRLCERVTGKPLSHRPLMEYMNAKFKEIYGL; translated from the coding sequence ATGACCCCGCAAAAAGCCTACGATGAACTGGAAAAGCGACTTAAAGAAATCGCCTTGATTCAATCGAGTATCGGCCTGTTGGGCTGGGAGGAACGCACCTACATGCCGCCCCGTGGCGCTGATCTGCGATCCCGGCAGCTAAGCTACCTGGCCGGGCTGGGCCACGAGAAATTCACCGACCCTCGCATCGGCGAACTGCTGGCGACTGTCGAGGGCAGCGAGCTGACGAAGGATCCCGACTCGGTTCAGGCGGCAAACGTGCGCGAAATCCGCCATCTCTATGACAAGAATACGAAGCTCCCGAAGGATCTCGTCGAAGAACTCACCCGGACCACGTCGCTCGCCGAGACGGAATGGGCCACTGCCCGTAAGAACTCGGACTTCAAAGCGTTTCTTCCGTGGCTGGGAAAGGTTGTCGATCTGACCCGGAAAAAAGCCGAAGCTTACGGATACGAGGGGGAACCGTACAATTCGCTGCTGGATGACTATGAGCCGGGGGCGACCGTTGACGACATCATCGAAGTGTTCAAGAACCTGAAGGATGAACTGGTGGACCTGGTCGGTCGCATAGCCGAGGCTTCGAAAAAGCCCGATGTTTCCGTCGTTGAGCGCGAGTACGACGTCGAACGCCAGAAGCTGTTCAACGAGATGGTCGCCTGCGCGATCGGTTTTGATTTCGCGGCCGGGCGACTGGATATCTCCACCCACCCGTTCACCAACGGTCTCGGACCCGGCGATACGCGCATTACGACCCGCTTCAACCCCCGGCGGTTGAACGATGCCCTGTTTGGTACCATGCACGAAGTCGGCCACGCCCTGTACGAGATGGGGCTGCAGAAGGACAAGTATTTCGGAATGCCCGTCGGCGACTCCGCGTCTCTGGGTATTCACGAGTCGCAGTCCCGGATGTGGGAGAACCAGGTTGGCCGGTCAAAGGAATTCTGGGTCTATTTCCTGCCTCAACTCAAACGGATATTCCGCCAGTCGCTCAACGGCGTGGAGCTCGACGACTTCTACGCTGCCGTCAACCATGTCACGCCCTCGTATATCAGGGTCGAAGCGGACGAGGCGACGTACAATCTCCACATTCTCCTGCGCTTCGAGCTCGAGAGAGCGATGGTCCTGGGGGATCTCAAACCCGGCGACGTGCCGGGTGAGTGGAACAGCCGTTTCAAGAAGTACTTCGGTCTTGACGTCGATACAGACGCCCATGGCTGTCTTCAGGACGTGCACTGGTCGGCCGGCCTGATCGGTTACTTCCCCACGTACACCCTGGGCAATCTGTACGCCGCTCAGTTCTTTGCCAGGGCGAAGCAGGACATCCCGGATCTTCCCCAGCAGTTCGAGCGGGGCAACTTCAGCAGTCTGCTCGGCTGGTTGCGCGAAAACATACACTACCAGGGCCAGCGATACCGGGCCAACCGTCTTTGTGAGCGCGTGACGGGCAAGCCGCTGTCGCACCGGCCGCTGATGGAGTATATGAACGCCAAGTTCAAAGAGATCTACGGCCTTTAA
- the trkA gene encoding Trk system potassium transporter TrkA — MRIIIVGAGVVGSAVAEQLLRDKHSLAIIDVDRSLTAQLAEKQDVQILTGSGSSPRLLREAGIADADMVLAVTPDDEVNIVVCAIAAEYNVGRRIARLRSPDYVRGDAGFDLTGLGVTAVIHPEKLMAEHILQFIETPHAVESASFEKGSIFLRGYRVRENMELAGKTPREIREQIAPEVILFAAINRNGRGMIPYGNTGIEPGDIVYTLFPAESLESFLKLVGQVRKKSRKIIVTGDSYAVLEMAQALDSTEHKVILVDPDLEQAKSVAGMFSNIEVIHGDCTDAGLLRELNVDTASFFIAVSDQSDYNILSALLAKAEGAHEVIAASTETRHDRLFNSIGIDHVVNVRLTAAREILEIISRGQIGAVVELSNIDIEAARFTVDPQSEIAGLKVQKIARKLKKDSIIGVIVRGDRMIIPGGDTVIEADDHVIIISRGKHLPALASLFRPGGLFTWR; from the coding sequence ATGCGGATAATAATCGTTGGTGCGGGAGTTGTGGGCTCTGCGGTGGCGGAGCAATTGCTTCGCGACAAGCACAGCCTGGCCATTATCGATGTAGACCGCAGTCTGACCGCGCAGCTTGCCGAGAAGCAGGACGTTCAGATTCTGACGGGCTCCGGCTCATCACCGAGGCTGTTACGGGAAGCCGGCATAGCCGATGCCGACATGGTTCTGGCCGTGACGCCGGATGACGAGGTCAATATCGTGGTCTGCGCCATCGCTGCCGAGTACAACGTAGGCCGCCGCATCGCCCGCCTGAGGAGCCCCGATTACGTGCGCGGCGACGCCGGCTTTGATCTTACGGGGCTCGGCGTCACGGCCGTGATCCACCCGGAAAAATTGATGGCCGAACATATCCTGCAGTTCATCGAGACCCCCCATGCCGTGGAGTCGGCCAGCTTCGAGAAGGGCAGCATATTCCTGCGCGGCTACCGGGTCAGGGAAAACATGGAACTGGCCGGCAAGACACCACGCGAGATTCGGGAGCAGATCGCACCCGAGGTCATCCTGTTTGCCGCCATCAACCGCAATGGCCGCGGCATGATCCCTTACGGCAACACCGGCATAGAGCCGGGCGATATTGTCTATACCCTGTTTCCGGCGGAGTCGCTTGAGAGCTTCCTGAAACTGGTCGGCCAGGTCAGGAAGAAATCCCGGAAGATCATCGTTACGGGCGATTCGTACGCCGTGCTGGAGATGGCGCAGGCGCTGGACTCGACGGAACACAAAGTCATACTCGTTGATCCCGACCTGGAACAGGCGAAGTCGGTGGCCGGCATGTTCAGCAATATCGAGGTCATCCACGGGGATTGCACCGACGCCGGTCTGCTTCGGGAACTCAATGTCGATACGGCTTCGTTCTTCATCGCCGTCTCCGATCAGTCTGATTACAACATTCTCTCCGCCCTGCTGGCGAAGGCCGAGGGTGCCCACGAGGTTATCGCTGCTTCCACGGAGACCCGGCACGACCGGTTGTTCAATTCGATCGGGATTGACCACGTGGTAAACGTCCGTCTTACGGCCGCCCGGGAGATCCTGGAGATCATCTCCCGCGGCCAGATCGGCGCCGTTGTTGAGCTGTCCAATATCGACATTGAGGCGGCTCGCTTCACGGTTGACCCGCAGAGTGAAATCGCCGGGCTGAAAGTGCAGAAGATAGCCAGGAAGCTGAAGAAGGACTCGATCATCGGCGTCATCGTGCGCGGCGACCGGATGATAATCCCCGGCGGTGATACCGTCATAGAGGCCGATGATCACGTGATCATTATATCGCGCGGCAAGCACCTGCCGGCCTTGGCCAGCCTGTTCAGACCCGGCGGCCTGTTTACTTGGAGGTAG
- a CDS encoding TrkH family potassium uptake protein: MHKAAVGYVIGKLMQVLAGVLLVPLGIAVYDYRALEFSRILAAPEVVGFLLSVLLSFVLGTLMVASLRHGRELQGAREGYAIVAIGWIWLTFWTCLPLFFYFVSRNAGGLAHHLACFTDAYFEIMSGFTTTGASILSDIESVPRSLLFLRALAHWLGGMGIITLAIVIFPSMGVTAYQMFRGEVPGTSPGKLKPRLSQTVSILWGVYFLFTAAETVLLFIGGMGLFDAVCHAFATMATGGFSTQNSSVAAYGSDFIRWVIIVFMYLAGVNFILHFRALRGDLAAMYRNREFLFYNGVILVAIVLVTSVLYFNGPATPETAAQSYRHDPMPAEEFDAHYAQEAGKVSTLYGSIRTATFQVVSIVTTTGFSTADFDLWPNFVRFLLVFLMFFGGCLGSTGGGIKMIRVVVVFKVAWKQLRKMTQPRLVAPIKVGDTVLHDEAVVNVVAFFILFTGLFILVAFLMTLFTPDLTTAVACSIATIGNIGPGLAGIGAAENYGWLPSPAKWILVLSMLLGRLEIFTVLIAFRPSVWRR, from the coding sequence GTGCACAAGGCAGCGGTCGGGTATGTTATTGGGAAGCTCATGCAGGTGCTGGCGGGTGTCCTCCTGGTGCCGTTGGGTATTGCCGTCTACGACTACCGGGCGCTCGAGTTCAGCCGCATCCTCGCTGCACCCGAAGTCGTCGGGTTTCTTCTTTCCGTGCTCCTGTCGTTCGTGCTCGGCACGTTGATGGTGGCGAGCCTTCGCCACGGCCGTGAGCTCCAGGGGGCCAGAGAGGGGTACGCCATCGTCGCCATCGGATGGATCTGGCTGACCTTCTGGACCTGCCTGCCCCTGTTCTTTTACTTCGTGTCCCGAAACGCGGGCGGGCTGGCCCATCACCTGGCCTGCTTCACGGACGCGTATTTTGAAATCATGTCCGGTTTCACAACCACGGGCGCCAGTATCCTCAGTGATATCGAGTCCGTGCCCCGGTCATTGCTGTTCCTGCGCGCCCTGGCCCACTGGCTGGGCGGTATGGGTATTATCACGCTGGCCATAGTCATCTTTCCGTCCATGGGGGTCACGGCGTACCAGATGTTCCGAGGGGAGGTACCCGGGACCAGTCCCGGGAAGCTGAAGCCGCGATTGTCCCAGACGGTGTCAATTCTCTGGGGTGTCTACTTCCTCTTCACGGCCGCCGAAACCGTCCTGCTGTTCATCGGCGGTATGGGCCTGTTTGACGCCGTCTGTCACGCCTTCGCCACTATGGCCACGGGCGGGTTCTCAACACAGAACAGCTCCGTTGCAGCCTACGGATCGGATTTCATTCGGTGGGTCATTATTGTCTTCATGTATCTGGCCGGCGTCAACTTCATCCTGCATTTCCGGGCGTTGCGCGGTGATCTGGCGGCGATGTACCGCAATCGCGAATTCCTCTTCTACAACGGGGTCATCCTCGTGGCCATCGTCCTGGTCACCAGCGTGCTCTATTTCAACGGCCCGGCGACGCCCGAAACGGCGGCCCAGAGTTACCGCCATGATCCCATGCCCGCCGAGGAGTTCGACGCCCACTACGCTCAGGAAGCGGGCAAGGTGAGCACCCTTTACGGCAGCATCCGGACGGCGACTTTCCAGGTGGTGTCAATCGTGACTACGACCGGTTTTTCCACCGCCGACTTTGACCTGTGGCCGAATTTCGTGCGCTTTCTGCTGGTCTTCCTGATGTTCTTCGGCGGCTGCCTGGGGTCGACCGGCGGCGGCATCAAGATGATTCGCGTGGTCGTGGTGTTCAAGGTGGCCTGGAAGCAGTTGCGCAAGATGACTCAGCCACGCCTGGTCGCTCCCATCAAGGTCGGGGACACGGTGCTGCATGATGAGGCCGTCGTCAACGTCGTCGCGTTCTTCATTCTCTTCACCGGCCTGTTTATCCTCGTGGCTTTCCTGATGACGCTGTTTACGCCCGACCTGACCACGGCCGTTGCCTGTTCCATCGCCACCATCGGCAACATCGGTCCCGGTCTGGCCGGTATAGGTGCGGCCGAGAACTACGGCTGGTTGCCGTCGCCCGCCAAGTGGATTCTGGTGCTGTCGATGCTCCTCGGTCGCCTCGAGATTTTCACCGTGCTGATCGCCTTCCGGCCGTCCGTGTGGCGCCGGTAG
- a CDS encoding metallophosphoesterase, whose protein sequence is MKTIFFFVFFVSLFILVLGLIEVLLLRVLNKVWWKKKVVRRLALSLPLVGVAGFVVFAAGEFYRIPWLAVPASVVAAMAFILEVCLMLSLPVSGAIHLVDHWVHRLTRHWAPGRGEPPDRRRRLFLKGVAMAVPLGTIGMGVFGVGRSFVSANVYLRRIAMDNLPDDLVGLRILHLSDLHLAHYVTLDDLVTVLQKAQEFQPDVVLVTGDVADDLAQLPGALGLIAESGTPMGCYASLGNHEHFRGLTQVRRTFDGSPVPLLVNEAVRLPVGEASVIIAGIDDPRLMEGGDAGFYTRCLDLALSETRDGDVTVLMSHRPAVFDYAAARGVHLTLAGHTHGAQIGLFGRSLLESYFPRQYLWGHYRTAASHLYTSSGVGHWFPFRLGCPPEAPVLELVRSQGSR, encoded by the coding sequence ATGAAAACGATATTCTTCTTTGTCTTCTTTGTCAGTTTGTTCATTCTGGTCCTCGGCCTGATCGAGGTCCTTCTGCTGCGCGTTCTGAATAAGGTGTGGTGGAAAAAGAAGGTTGTCCGCCGCCTGGCCCTGTCACTGCCGCTGGTCGGTGTCGCGGGGTTCGTCGTGTTCGCCGCCGGCGAGTTCTATCGCATCCCCTGGCTGGCCGTCCCGGCCTCGGTGGTCGCCGCCATGGCCTTCATCCTTGAAGTCTGCCTGATGCTCTCCCTGCCGGTGTCGGGCGCCATCCATCTGGTCGATCACTGGGTCCACCGGCTTACACGTCACTGGGCACCGGGCAGGGGAGAGCCGCCGGATCGCCGTCGACGACTGTTCCTCAAGGGGGTGGCCATGGCGGTGCCGCTGGGAACGATCGGTATGGGTGTCTTCGGAGTGGGGCGTTCGTTTGTGTCTGCCAACGTGTACCTGCGGAGGATTGCCATGGACAACCTCCCGGACGACCTGGTCGGCCTGCGAATTCTGCACCTGTCCGATCTCCACCTGGCGCACTACGTCACCCTCGACGATCTGGTGACGGTGCTGCAGAAGGCTCAGGAGTTCCAGCCGGACGTCGTCCTGGTCACCGGCGACGTGGCCGACGACCTTGCCCAGTTACCCGGCGCGCTGGGGCTGATAGCAGAGTCGGGCACACCAATGGGGTGCTACGCGTCGCTCGGCAATCACGAGCACTTCAGGGGGCTGACCCAGGTGAGGCGGACATTCGACGGTTCCCCGGTGCCGCTGCTGGTGAACGAGGCGGTCCGCTTGCCCGTGGGTGAGGCCTCGGTCATTATTGCCGGGATCGATGATCCCCGGCTGATGGAGGGTGGCGACGCCGGATTCTATACCCGGTGCCTGGACCTTGCTCTCTCGGAAACCCGCGACGGTGATGTGACGGTTCTGATGAGCCATCGGCCAGCCGTCTTCGACTACGCCGCGGCGCGGGGTGTGCACCTCACGCTGGCCGGCCACACGCACGGGGCGCAGATTGGGTTGTTCGGACGTTCCCTCCTCGAAAGTTATTTCCCGCGACAATACCTGTGGGGACACTACCGTACGGCTGCGTCGCACCTGTATACCTCGAGCGGTGTCGGTCACTGGTTTCCGTTTCGTCTCGGCTGTCCTCCCGAGGCGCCGGTGCTGGAGCTGGTACGCTCGCAGGGGTCTCGCTGA
- a CDS encoding SWIB/MDM2 domain-containing protein: protein MAVAKKKVAKKKVTPRKKTAAKKTAAKKKTTAKKKVAAKKPTVRKKAVARKKTTAKRKTAKPRKTTARKAAPKGKTTRKAAPRKKTTRKAAAKKKTTKRKPNPAFMRPMTLSADLGAVVGAKPIPRTEVTKKIWAYIKKNGLQDAVNRRMINADDKLIRVFGGKRKVSMFEMTKLISKHMK, encoded by the coding sequence ATGGCAGTAGCCAAGAAGAAGGTTGCCAAGAAGAAGGTGACCCCGCGCAAGAAGACGGCTGCCAAGAAAACAGCGGCCAAGAAGAAAACGACCGCGAAAAAGAAAGTAGCCGCCAAGAAGCCGACTGTGAGGAAGAAGGCAGTAGCCAGGAAGAAGACGACCGCCAAGCGGAAGACGGCCAAGCCGAGAAAGACGACCGCACGCAAGGCGGCGCCCAAGGGGAAGACCACCCGCAAGGCGGCCCCGCGCAAGAAAACCACTCGTAAAGCGGCCGCCAAGAAGAAGACCACCAAGCGCAAACCCAACCCGGCCTTCATGCGGCCGATGACGCTATCGGCCGATCTGGGCGCCGTCGTAGGAGCCAAGCCGATTCCTCGTACGGAGGTCACCAAGAAGATCTGGGCATACATCAAGAAGAACGGACTTCAGGACGCCGTGAACCGTCGCATGATTAATGCCGACGACAAGCTCATACGGGTCTTCGGCGGCAAGCGAAAGGTCTCAATGTTTGAGATGACCAAGCTTATCTCCAAGCACATGAAGTAG
- a CDS encoding prolyl oligopeptidase family serine peptidase, giving the protein MNAQTRIRLVIAVLCTVGPVLYSPARAGRPAVYPPTHVEVVTDTLHGRAVEDPYRWLEDQRSSQTRDWIAGQNQFTRSVLDTLEGRDRLRRRFDELLRVDRVDVPTVAGDRYFYGRRNADQDLFTICMRRGLDGQEQVLVDPDTMSDDHSLSVSILDVSPDGQLLAYGVRSGGEDQVIVRVLDVENRRDLPDVLARGSYYGGVAFTSDLSGLYYGRSESVGPRVYYHEMGTDPAEDSVVFGDGYGPDKIVEVAPSHDRSYLLMTVFHGSAATRTEVYFKNLAQDGPVRPLVTDIEARFRPVAVGRHCYLLSNWEAPNGRILRVDLEHGEQANWREVVPAGEGVIEDFSLVGGKLCLNYVEQISSHLRLFDTAGTFLTDIALPETGSSGALRGTWDGPDLLFRFSSFVRPRTIYRYNLASGDRDVWFSRGGGPESGRYDVKQVWYSSVDGTRLPMFVVHRSGLALDGSNPVLMTGYGGFNHSMTPWFSPTGLVWAEHGGVYVVTNLRGGGEFGETWHRAGMFESKQNTFDDFTAAAEWLMHNGYTSADRLAISGGSNGGLLVGAALTQRPELFKAVLCTYPLLDMIRYHMFLVARFWTSEYGSSENADQFSYLMAYSPYHNVRAGTDYPAVLFVTGDADTRVDPCHARKMTALLQSATAASDPVLLLYDTQAGHSEGRPVGRTVENLVDEVSFLFWQLQVRP; this is encoded by the coding sequence ATGAACGCGCAAACCCGTATCAGATTAGTAATCGCTGTCCTGTGCACGGTCGGACCGGTTCTGTATTCACCGGCACGAGCCGGCCGGCCGGCGGTGTATCCCCCGACGCACGTAGAGGTGGTCACGGACACTCTCCACGGTCGCGCCGTGGAGGATCCCTATCGCTGGCTGGAGGATCAACGGAGCTCACAGACCCGGGACTGGATAGCCGGCCAGAACCAGTTCACCCGGTCCGTCCTGGACACGCTGGAGGGGCGGGACCGACTTCGCCGCCGGTTCGATGAACTCCTTCGCGTAGACAGGGTCGACGTACCTACGGTGGCCGGGGATCGATACTTCTACGGGCGTCGTAACGCCGACCAGGATCTGTTCACCATCTGCATGCGCCGGGGGCTGGACGGTCAGGAGCAGGTGCTGGTCGACCCGGACACGATGAGCGACGATCACAGCCTTAGCGTGAGCATTCTCGACGTCTCGCCGGACGGACAACTGCTTGCCTACGGTGTTCGGTCGGGAGGGGAAGACCAGGTGATTGTGCGTGTCCTCGACGTGGAAAATCGCCGCGATCTTCCCGACGTGCTTGCCAGGGGCAGCTATTACGGGGGGGTGGCGTTTACCTCGGACCTGTCCGGCCTCTACTACGGCAGGTCTGAATCGGTGGGCCCGCGCGTGTACTACCATGAGATGGGGACCGACCCGGCTGAGGATTCCGTCGTTTTCGGCGACGGTTACGGTCCCGATAAGATTGTCGAAGTGGCGCCGTCGCACGATCGCAGCTACTTGCTCATGACGGTCTTTCACGGTTCGGCGGCGACCCGGACGGAAGTCTACTTCAAGAACCTGGCGCAGGATGGCCCTGTCAGACCGCTGGTCACCGACATAGAGGCGAGGTTTCGCCCGGTGGCGGTCGGTCGGCACTGCTACCTGTTGTCGAACTGGGAGGCGCCCAACGGCCGAATCCTGCGCGTCGACCTTGAGCACGGCGAGCAGGCAAATTGGCGCGAGGTTGTCCCCGCCGGTGAAGGTGTTATTGAGGATTTCTCTCTTGTCGGCGGAAAACTGTGCCTCAATTATGTCGAACAGATCAGCTCGCACCTCAGGCTCTTCGATACCGCCGGGACGTTCCTGACCGACATCGCCCTTCCCGAGACGGGTTCCTCCGGCGCGCTGCGAGGGACGTGGGACGGTCCCGATCTGCTGTTCAGGTTCAGTTCCTTTGTCCGCCCGCGTACCATCTATCGGTATAACCTGGCGAGCGGTGACCGTGATGTCTGGTTCTCTCGGGGCGGTGGCCCCGAAAGCGGTCGGTACGACGTGAAACAGGTCTGGTATAGTTCCGTGGATGGTACACGACTTCCAATGTTCGTAGTGCACCGCTCGGGGCTGGCGCTTGACGGCAGCAACCCGGTGCTGATGACCGGCTACGGTGGTTTCAATCACAGCATGACTCCCTGGTTCAGCCCGACGGGGCTGGTGTGGGCCGAGCACGGAGGCGTTTACGTGGTGACGAACCTGCGCGGCGGGGGAGAGTTCGGGGAAACGTGGCACCGGGCCGGCATGTTTGAAAGCAAACAGAATACTTTTGACGACTTCACTGCCGCGGCCGAGTGGCTGATGCATAACGGTTACACCAGCGCGGACAGGCTAGCAATCTCCGGCGGCAGTAACGGCGGTCTGCTGGTCGGGGCGGCGCTCACCCAGCGGCCCGAGCTTTTCAAGGCCGTTCTCTGCACGTACCCGCTCCTGGACATGATCAGATATCACATGTTTCTGGTCGCCCGGTTCTGGACGTCCGAATACGGCTCGTCGGAAAACGCGGACCAGTTCTCTTACCTGATGGCCTATTCGCCCTACCACAATGTCCGGGCCGGGACCGATTATCCGGCCGTGCTGTTTGTGACCGGTGATGCAGATACACGCGTCGACCCCTGCCATGCCCGCAAAATGACGGCCCTGCTGCAATCGGCGACGGCGGCAAGCGACCCGGTTCTGCTGCTTTATGATACTCAAGCCGGGCACTCCGAGGGTCGTCCGGTCGGCCGGACGGTCGAGAACCTGGTCGATGAAGTGAGTTTTCTATTCTGGCAGTTGCAGGTGCGCCCGTAA